In one Spirosoma rigui genomic region, the following are encoded:
- a CDS encoding serine hydrolase domain-containing protein — translation MVSFYRRFSIHFSVVILTGLSACHRPATQSATYFPAKGNNWVHVAPAKVDMDPALLDQAVAFAKTQETTQMAPDFSTQEEIFGKLLGPMPTSRAATNGIILRHGYIVAEWGDTQRADPTYSVAKSVLSTILGITIERGMIPDIHEPVTKRIHDGGYESDQNKAITWEHHAQQTSEWEGELWGKNSDFVGKEAFGKGERKPRTLQKPGSYYEYNDVRINRLALSLLRLWKKPLPDVVRDEIMDPIGASNTWQYIPYPNAVADVDGRKMPSVSGGTRWGGGLRISARDEARFGYLFLRQGRWGNRQIVSSDWVKRATTPSSVGPDYGYLWWLNTGKGSTGKKAWPDAPASSYAALGAGQNTIWVDPEHDLVIVWRWHNGSPNELIKRVLAAVK, via the coding sequence ATGGTGTCTTTCTACCGACGCTTTTCCATACATTTTTCAGTCGTCATACTGACCGGTCTGTCTGCCTGTCACCGCCCCGCGACCCAGTCAGCAACCTACTTTCCGGCCAAAGGGAATAACTGGGTTCATGTCGCACCTGCCAAAGTCGATATGGACCCGGCGTTGCTCGATCAGGCGGTAGCCTTTGCCAAAACACAGGAAACCACACAAATGGCCCCGGATTTTTCGACACAGGAAGAAATCTTCGGCAAGCTCCTTGGCCCTATGCCTACGAGTCGGGCGGCTACCAACGGCATCATCCTGCGCCACGGCTATATCGTAGCCGAATGGGGCGATACCCAGCGCGCCGACCCGACCTACAGCGTAGCCAAAAGTGTGCTGTCGACCATACTGGGCATTACAATCGAGCGGGGTATGATTCCGGATATCCACGAACCGGTGACTAAACGTATCCACGACGGTGGCTACGAATCGGATCAGAACAAGGCGATCACCTGGGAGCACCACGCTCAGCAGACCAGCGAGTGGGAAGGTGAACTGTGGGGTAAGAACAGCGACTTCGTGGGAAAAGAAGCGTTTGGTAAAGGCGAGCGCAAACCCCGCACCCTTCAGAAACCCGGCTCTTACTACGAGTATAACGATGTGCGGATTAACCGGCTGGCCCTGTCGCTGCTCCGGTTGTGGAAGAAACCCCTGCCCGACGTAGTGCGCGACGAAATCATGGATCCCATTGGAGCCTCGAACACCTGGCAGTACATTCCCTACCCCAATGCCGTAGCCGATGTCGATGGCAGGAAGATGCCGTCGGTGAGTGGCGGCACCCGCTGGGGCGGTGGTTTGCGGATCAGCGCCCGCGACGAAGCCCGGTTTGGCTACCTCTTCCTGCGGCAGGGCCGTTGGGGAAATCGCCAGATCGTTTCGTCAGACTGGGTGAAACGGGCCACAACCCCCAGCTCCGTAGGACCCGATTATGGCTACCTGTGGTGGCTCAACACGGGCAAAGGATCAACGGGCAAGAAAGCCTGGCCCGACGCTCCCGCAAGCAGCTATGCCGCCTTGGGGGCTGGTCAGAATACCATTTGGGTCGACCCCGAGCACGACCTTGTGATTGTGTGGCGCTGGCACAACGGCAGCCCCAACGAACTGATTAAGCGGGTACTGGCCGCGGTGAAGTAA